The following coding sequences lie in one Mycobacterium sp. DL440 genomic window:
- a CDS encoding sensor domain-containing protein, translating into MSVHRHAAAGLVLCTALLTACTPTVPDSDGAHVDVLGSMMASESEINTVMNAKVRPKTALRSPMTNANYEPVSRPECMVVIGNAMDWIYGASDYREFRETQLADDADDVEVDQAVARFDTPKAAKAVVARTVDIWRRCGNDTLTFSYDGGKTQDVRQMAVPTVLDGVDITHDEPLDVTDRATHRAILAVDNLVVDLRISGYDISDQQTVQLAKLIAGRNAL; encoded by the coding sequence ATGAGCGTTCATCGCCACGCGGCGGCCGGCCTGGTGCTGTGCACAGCCCTGCTCACCGCGTGCACCCCCACAGTCCCCGATTCCGACGGCGCCCACGTCGACGTGCTGGGAAGCATGATGGCCAGTGAATCCGAGATCAACACCGTGATGAACGCCAAGGTCCGGCCGAAGACCGCGCTGCGTTCCCCGATGACGAATGCCAATTACGAGCCGGTCTCCCGCCCGGAGTGCATGGTCGTCATCGGCAACGCGATGGACTGGATCTACGGCGCCAGTGATTACCGCGAGTTCCGCGAAACCCAGCTCGCCGATGACGCTGACGACGTGGAGGTCGACCAGGCCGTCGCCAGATTCGACACCCCCAAGGCAGCCAAGGCCGTCGTGGCCCGCACCGTCGACATCTGGCGCCGCTGCGGCAACGACACCCTGACCTTCAGCTACGACGGCGGCAAAACACAGGACGTCCGCCAGATGGCCGTCCCGACCGTGCTCGATGGTGTCGACATCACGCACGACGAGCCACTCGACGTCACCGACCGCGCCACCCACCGCGCGATCCTGGCGGTCGACAACCTCGTCGTCGACCTGCGGATCAGCGGCTACGACATCAGCGATCAGCAGACCGTGCAGCTGGCCAAGCTCATCGCGGGCCGCAACGCACTCTGA
- a CDS encoding cytochrome P450 yields MGGTASLPPGPPLPRWAQAAVMMRHWPRFVSACRRRYGDVFTLRVAAMGTMVYLADPADIKVVFAGDPTIFHAGEANSVLSALLGDSSVLVIDEDEHHERRRQMLPPFHRDAVARQTEIMAEIAAENIAGWPVGTTFPVAPKMAEITLEVILRTVIGASDPARLAALRAVMPRLLKVGPWELMAVARPDLLQRRPWRALRQNIEEANRLLGAEIAERRADPELESRTDVLAMLVRSTDERGHTMTDGELCDQLMTLLVAGHETTATALSWALERLTRHPAVLDKAVQAARTGDDEYLDAVAKETLRIRPVVFDVGRLLKQPVEVAGYRLPAGVMVAPGIGLVHESDDVYPDADRFDPDRMLGVTLGPTTWFPFGGGNRRCLGATFAMVELRVVLREILCRVDLFATTAVDEGQRVKHVTLVPNRGARVCVRALREPSVEEERSRAEAAPR; encoded by the coding sequence ATGGGCGGTACCGCGTCATTGCCGCCGGGGCCTCCATTACCTCGGTGGGCGCAGGCTGCGGTGATGATGCGCCACTGGCCGCGCTTCGTATCGGCCTGCCGACGACGCTACGGCGACGTGTTCACGTTGCGTGTCGCGGCGATGGGCACCATGGTGTACCTGGCCGACCCCGCCGACATCAAGGTGGTGTTCGCCGGGGATCCAACGATCTTCCATGCCGGAGAAGCCAATTCGGTGCTCAGTGCGTTGCTCGGCGACAGTTCGGTGCTGGTGATCGACGAGGATGAACACCACGAACGTCGGCGACAGATGTTGCCGCCGTTCCACCGCGATGCCGTGGCCCGCCAGACCGAGATCATGGCCGAGATCGCCGCGGAGAACATCGCGGGCTGGCCGGTGGGAACCACGTTCCCCGTGGCCCCGAAGATGGCCGAGATCACGCTGGAGGTGATCCTGCGAACGGTGATCGGGGCGTCGGATCCGGCCCGGCTGGCCGCGTTGCGTGCGGTGATGCCGCGGCTGCTCAAGGTGGGTCCGTGGGAGTTGATGGCAGTCGCCCGGCCGGATTTGTTGCAGCGACGCCCGTGGCGGGCCCTGCGGCAGAACATCGAGGAGGCCAACCGGCTGCTGGGCGCCGAGATCGCCGAGCGTCGCGCCGACCCTGAGTTGGAGTCGCGCACCGATGTCCTGGCCATGTTGGTGCGGTCCACCGATGAGCGCGGGCACACGATGACCGACGGTGAGCTGTGCGATCAGCTGATGACCTTGCTGGTCGCCGGGCATGAGACGACTGCGACGGCGTTGTCGTGGGCGCTGGAACGGTTGACCCGTCATCCCGCGGTGCTGGACAAGGCAGTGCAGGCCGCGCGTACCGGCGATGACGAGTACCTCGACGCCGTGGCCAAGGAAACCCTGCGGATCCGGCCGGTGGTGTTCGACGTGGGCCGGTTGCTCAAGCAGCCGGTCGAGGTGGCCGGCTACCGGCTGCCGGCCGGGGTGATGGTGGCTCCGGGTATCGGGCTGGTGCACGAAAGTGACGACGTGTACCCGGATGCCGACCGGTTCGACCCGGACCGCATGCTCGGCGTGACGCTGGGGCCCACCACCTGGTTCCCGTTCGGCGGCGGCAACCGTCGCTGTCTGGGAGCCACGTTCGCGATGGTCGAGCTGCGGGTGGTGCTGCGCGAAATCCTATGCCGGGTAGATCTTTTCGCCACCACGGCGGTCGATGAAGGGCAGCGCGTCAAGCACGTCACGCTGGTACCGAATCGCGGTGCGCGGGTCTGTGTGCGGGCGCTGCGGGAGCCTTCGGTGGAGGAAGAGCGCAGCCGGGCAGAGGCGGCCCCGCGCTAG
- a CDS encoding fatty acid desaturase, with the protein MTIRDIATYAKLSSADIDAIGAELDTIRSDIEESLGARDAAYIRRTIVFQRALEVGARLLIAGTRSKAGLLAGTAALAYAKSVENMEIGHNVGHGQWDWMNDPEIHSTTWEWDMAGPSEQWRYSHNYHHHVFSNVLGVDDDLGFGILRMSRDQKWERQHLVQPLRNVLLALIFEWGIALHDLYSAQDRADTEGGKKAAGQKFRAKIGRQLAKDYVVFPALSLRRWKRTLIANLGANVLRNLWAYLVIFCGHFPDGAERFGPETLQEESRGEWYLRQMLGAANFKAGPVLAFSSGNLCYQIEHHLFPDLPSNRMAEIGGRVRGVCEKYDLPYTSGTLVGQYLQTLRTIFKLALPNGGWRSLFRAAPPT; encoded by the coding sequence CTGACAATCAGAGATATCGCGACATACGCGAAGTTGAGCAGCGCAGACATCGACGCCATCGGCGCCGAGCTCGACACCATCCGCAGCGACATCGAGGAGTCGCTCGGGGCGCGCGACGCCGCCTACATCCGGCGCACCATCGTGTTCCAGCGCGCGCTCGAGGTGGGAGCACGGCTGCTGATCGCAGGCACGCGGTCGAAGGCCGGCCTTTTGGCCGGGACGGCCGCGCTGGCCTACGCGAAGTCCGTCGAGAACATGGAAATCGGGCACAACGTCGGCCACGGCCAATGGGACTGGATGAACGATCCCGAAATCCACTCCACCACCTGGGAGTGGGACATGGCGGGACCGTCGGAGCAGTGGCGGTATTCGCACAACTACCACCATCACGTGTTCAGCAACGTGCTGGGCGTGGACGATGACCTCGGCTTCGGCATCCTGCGGATGAGCCGCGATCAAAAGTGGGAACGTCAGCATCTGGTGCAGCCGCTGCGAAATGTGCTGTTGGCCCTCATCTTCGAATGGGGTATCGCCCTGCACGATTTGTACTCTGCTCAGGACCGGGCGGACACCGAAGGCGGTAAGAAAGCTGCGGGGCAGAAGTTTCGCGCCAAGATCGGGCGGCAGCTCGCCAAGGACTACGTCGTTTTTCCGGCGCTGAGCCTGCGGCGCTGGAAGCGGACCCTGATCGCGAATCTGGGCGCGAATGTGCTGCGCAATCTCTGGGCGTATCTGGTGATCTTCTGCGGGCATTTTCCGGACGGCGCTGAGCGGTTCGGCCCGGAAACGCTGCAGGAGGAGAGCCGCGGCGAGTGGTATCTGCGGCAGATGCTGGGTGCGGCGAACTTCAAAGCTGGTCCGGTGCTGGCGTTTTCAAGTGGAAACCTGTGCTATCAGATCGAGCATCACCTGTTCCCGGACCTGCCGAGCAACCGCATGGCGGAGATCGGCGGGCGGGTGCGCGGAGTGTGCGAGAAGTACGATCTGCCCTACACCAGCGGCACCCTCGTCGGTCAGTACCTGCAGACCCTGCGGACGATCTTCAAGCTCGCGCTGCCCAATGGTGGGTGGCGTTCGCTGTTCAGAGCCGCACCACCCACCTGA